From the Musa acuminata AAA Group cultivar baxijiao chromosome BXJ3-1, Cavendish_Baxijiao_AAA, whole genome shotgun sequence genome, the window ACATAGAATAATGCAGATCCGAATAATTTACAATCCTAAATTATTCTAAAAGCCATATGCTTTACCGTCAAGTACAAGTGTATCTCAACTTTAACTTGCCATGTGATCCTGCTCATTGTGCTGCCATTTAGGAAAGAATAATATATAACTAAAGCAAACTATGAGAGCAACGCCGTGATTTGGAACACAATTGTCAGCTTGTGACAATAAGCTGTAGAGAGCCTAGCTTGGAAGACAAAAGTTCAAAGTTCTATAGAATTATGAACCCCAGAAAGTTGGAACTTACACtaaatgaaaaatcaaaatcttTATTTGACCAGCTTTCAACATCTGCTTCATACAAAAAAGTCAACTTCCCCGCTTGGCGACTTTTTTCCTGGTAGAAGAATGGGAATATACCATTAACTGATCTGATCATCTTCATTTGCTTTATATGTTTGCTAACATACCACACATTATCACCTTCAAAGGATGGCTTGTTGTCTGCAACATAACCTCCTTTTCAGTGCCAATATTCACATTCAAGTGAAtcttttctctttttgagaaaATTTTTCCAAATGGAGTGATGTATTCTGGAAAATTGAAAGGCACGGCAATAAAAAACTGGCCATCCTTATAAATTAACTTCTGAGACCATCTCACTTTAATAGAAATCTCTGATCCTCCATTGACCTAAAAAAGGAGACAAAACAAAAGTTGACTACACATGAAGTTATCTATAACATTTAGAAATAGAGCATGTGATCAGTAAGGGACCAAGATGAATGACTAAATCACCTGGGGAATTGTTAAGAAAAACATCTGGGGCTTTAGGAGGCCACCACCTTCAATTTTAGCTGTGTTCTCCATGATATAGTCTTCTAGTTCAATCACCTGGGTATAGTATGATCTTCCACCAACCTCAACCTCAACACCTAGAATGGAACCCTGTTAGCCAAACCATGCTTAGCTTGAGAAGAAAGCAAAAGCTAACAAAATATTTGCAAGAAAATAAGCCAGTGATCAAAAGAAAGAATGAATTTCTCATTAATCTGTCGACAATTCATATAAAACAATTTGGTAGAGGAGTATACCTTTAACGGATCTATCATGTAAGAACTATGAGAAAGAACACTACCATCATTTAATCACTGAATGAGACTGCACACTACTTATGGTTATAAAAAACTATAAAGAAGAAATTTATTGATAATGGCAAAGATAAATTTAACATTACCTTAGCTGACTCAGCAGTTTCTATCTGTTTCAGCCAAATTTTGATTTCTGTCATCTACTTAAACCATATGATATTTTAAGTCATCTATCATGCAGACATAATTTCAGGAtcaaacaattcaaagaagacaaACATATAACAAAAACTATGAGAATTGGCAGCACTCTAAACTCTAAAGTACATTTCATTTATTAAAGGAACATCCAACAGCTTAAAAGTCAGCTCTGGTCTAGGTTAGGCACCTAACAAAGATTTGTCAAAAACCATTCTTGGGGGAATTCAAATGCCACTGCTCGTTCACATATTGAGCACTAGCTCAACTTATGCTTGTTTTTCTCAGGGCATACATCGCCATTCCCAGAACACAAGTAAAATTGTCAGCTTTCATGTTTTCTCACTGTCTCTCTGGTGTTATTATTACCCACACTCTCATGCATTGATAATTTTTCAAGCTCAATTCTCGCCAGCCCATCAATCTAGCTGATAATGCAATAATAGCACCTAATACAACATACCAGGGATTATGAACGTCATGCCTGCCCACGAGGCGACTTTTGGAGCTTCAAATCTTTAATCATACAGCAGATGAAGATATTTTCATCAACCAAACTGTTACTAGTTTATGTAGTCCAAAAGCATTCACAGAACTTAGTGGGGATTAGAGTTCTGGTAGGCAATTGTTTACCTTAGCAATGACAAGTCATCATTCACAAACTAGATACCCTTTTCCTAAcataaattccaagaaagggaaaTCAAATTTTTCACATAGGAAACAGATTTGACGGAATCATAGAGTAGAAAACGGAATCGCCATCGGAATCGAGGCAAAAGGAACCAGATTTTCTCACCTGCTCGCCCATGGGAACCACCAGCCGGCAGTCGCAGCTCTTGTTCCGCATCACGCAGTGGACTCGCCACCGGCCGCTGACGGCGACGAAGGCCGCGTCCAGGAGGCACTCCACCTCCAGCCCGACATCCCCCATCTGGAGCGGGATCAGCGCCGGCGGGTCGCACGCCCCGTACACATGCGGCTGGTAGCTAGGGATGTCCGGGTTGTCGACGATCGCCGGGTCGGAGATCACCGCGTACACCATCGGCGCTGTCGGCAGGAACGGCTCCGACGACCGCTCCATCCCCGTGGCCGGCCGCGGTGGCGCCGCGAACTGCCGTTCCTTCCCGGCGTAGACCCGCTTCGCCAGCTTCAGCCCGTCCTCGACGGCCGCGGCGAACACCTCATCCACCGCCATGACCGCTCGATGTCGATCCGACGGTCCAGATCCCACGAGGAGGCCACACCGAAGCCTCCGACGGAGTCGAAGGCCGAGATTAATAGCATCCAACGAGGAGAGAACCGATCGGACGAAAGGAATGCGAATCGCTTTCGAAGCCGCACACCGTTAGCGTTCATTAAAATTGTACCAATTTGCATATGCATTTGCATATGTATCCCTTATGATTTCTCTATTTACTCATTCCCATTTCAATTCAACATTTATATCCTTAAAAAACTCAATAACTTACAAATTAATATATACAAATCATCTGAGTCGAATAGATCAAATGGTAACATCTGAATGAATAagtatacataatttcaaaatattaaatgtatataatatgatataataaaatttgAAGGAAAACATTTTGCTATTTCAATATTTGCAAGGATTAGATATGTAAAATTCTCTCAACGTTATTAGATGGGGCAATGAATCTTTTGGTGTCCGAACAATGACCGCTGAGGTGTGAACGGACGTCGAACTTTGCCGTTACCCTACGGATGGAGGGATTCGACCAATGAGCTGTCTGGGTCTGTGGAGCCCTCAGACCATAGGACGCATTAAATAATGCCTCCTCCCGGAAACTTCTCTACCCTTATCTGTCCCTTCTACCTTCCCCAATCAGAGAGCGGCGAGTCTATAGAGGATAACGGGACCCGCGCAATAAACGTGCTCAAACGTCAGGCAAGTGGGAGCAGGTACGTGCTGAGGTCAGcgcaaaaaagagaaaagcacGTGGCGTATAAGAACGACGAAAGCCACGTGTTGTGCTGCGAACGGGAGAATAGGGGCTCGGATTAGAATGACTGATTTGCCCTTGTCGGCAGAGGTGATAGCGTGAAACGACGAGGGTAGATTTGTCATTGGGCGTGATCGAACCGTTGGTGCGGCCAGCATAAGTTAAACGTTTGCTGGCTTTTGCCTAATCCAAAATTGTGACCGTTACCTACTGGCGAAAGGTGTGGCATGCAGGAGTTCACATGAAGGCGGCGCGTCCCCATTTACCCCTTCCGGAAATGCGGAATTTATTATTCATGTCTATCCTCTAAAGATTAAAATCATTTACGTACATTTATTTTCTATTAACATTCTTTCATAAAAACTACTGTATTGATTAACTAATTTGAGTTGTATTCACTATTtctacatatatttatttatacttcAAACTCATCGAGAACAATCATGTTAACAACTTCTAATGATGTTCAATATTAGTGTATTTTGAGTTTTAAgtacatttataaaaatattaagtgCCTACTGTATTTGTAATGTGTTTAgcattataatttattaaaatgtCTCAGCAAAATTAGAGTTTAAACTAATAATTATGTGGCTAATGAAGATTAACCATGATATCATAtgtaaatgtgtgtgtgtgtgtgtgtatgtatatgtatatacatatacatatacatatacatacatatatgtatatatttgtatgtatgtacatacatagctTTCAGCTTAGAAAGATATAGCTCATTGTATAACCATGAGCTTGGAGAGAGGTGGAGTATTCTCCTTCCAAGTACATGTCATTCCCTTCCACAGTTTTCTTGAACTTATTGTACAACCCTTCAACACAGAAGCAGGAAGGAGAAGAAAATGGTCAAACAAAGCTGTGGAAGGGAGGACAATTCAGGACGAGGAAGCACAATTCACCACTGATAAGCATTTTTCAGGAGCAATCATATTCCATGGGTATGACTACTTCTTGAAATCTTAGCATCAATTAATGAATCTGTCTTTTTTCTATAACATGCAAACTTTGTGTCATAACCTCTTTTTTTGCTTTCAAAGAGATCTGGTATTGACTCTAGTTTTCTGcattttgatttccatgatgatgctTCAGAATGGCCAGAGAAAAATCAGCAAAGCTGAAGTCCTTCATTGTTATCAGATTTTAATTTGAAGTAAGCAAATCTACACTGGTAAGTCTGATATTTTCTTAGAAGCTTGACCTAAGAACATAACAGCATGACAAGTCTATATTCATCCATTACATTTTAACCTATGATGAAGAGGAACTTTGTTTGTCACTAAGAAATCTTACAgttaaatagtttttttttttatagggtTTGCTATTCAGTTGATTGGAATATAAGATTGTATGATGTTCCAGAAAGCTTGTGCCAGTGCTATTGAACATAATGATCATTCAATTCAGATCCACTTGGTCCAAAAGTTATGTACCTCTTGCTCTTGCTGAAAGGCTGAGATTTGTGGATTTGAGCAATCCCATACCCTCTCAGTTCATATTTAATCAAAGCAGAGGCAGAAACACTGCAGCTTCTTATATATCCTTCATCTCTTTTTTTTAGTGTACAGAAATATCATCTCTTCTTGGTTAGTCTACATAAGCATGGAAGATAAAACAATTATACAGATAGAATTCTCCTACACTACTAGTTATGTTGCTTCCTATCCACACTTTGTATATACCATGGGAGATAACCTTCTTCTTGGGGCAGAAGAGATTGTTGTTCCCTGTGTCAGTTGAGTAAAAACAACAATATAGGATTCTTTGATCAGGACATAACTGGTCTATACTAAGTTTAGATTGTTTAATCATGTTCATGTTCAGCTTCTGTGCCAGTTGAGTGGTCGTATGCTCATCTGGCCCAGGCTACAACAGATGATAAACTGCATCTACTGCAAATATTATCTGCATATTTGTGTAGTAGGTATTTCCACTTCCAATAAAATGGAAAGCATAGGAAATGACCATATTGCAGATAGTCTAAGCTTTCTTTTTAAAGCCTAGTTATATTCCCTTTCTATGTCAATAGGATTGTTCTCTTcagtttatgatctctttctatgcCTAGCTTCCTTTATCTTTGATACCGACAGAGCAACAGAAATTACACAAGTCCTCATTCCTATCGTCAAGTTCAAAAGTTAAATTTCTTTTAAATGCAATATGTCCTttgacatgcatcatcattttcttTATCTGATGAAGGCATATTTCAAATAAGAATCTTGCCATCAAAAATCAAAGTCTTTATCAACTAAACTTAAAAAATATGGTGTTAGGACAAGAATTTAAATCCTTATTCCATACACCATTACAACGCTAAAGAGATTACCACAGTGCAGAAACAGTATATTTTTATGAAACTTATTCAGTCAACTATCCATTCTTTGAAGACAAAAAATATGATTATGTAAACATAAGCTAGTAAGTGAATTTGTAGCAAATGCAAAgggaaaagggggaagaaaatcACCTTATCGAAGTATCGGATGACATTATAGACAAAGACCTCTAACGACCATTTTGAATCTAGAACTCCAATTTGAGCCATTGTTTGTAATACACACAGGTGTTTGGTGATATAACACCCTCAGGTGTGCACTCGCTTATCCGTGGACACATTCCACAAGGAATCGATGATAAGTGACCAACACTGGGACCTTGTCTACCTCTCGAGCGCCTATAGCAAATCTTTCCAGATTGAACCATAGAAAATTCAGCTACTCCAGTGCTCTTTAATTCCTCGATCTCCTTGTCCAAAGCCAATGCCCGAACAATCTCCAGTACCTGCTGCATGGTACATTCCACCTTCATTATTCGAGAGGCCGCAATGCACTTATGGATATCTTCAATAGTTGCAATCCTAAGGTCTTCAATATGCTTCAAGCACATCATCCTCAAAATATTAATGAACTCCGTATCAAGGCTTCCATCTGAGTACCATGAACCCCCAGATACTTCCTTCGATGGTTCAAACTCTACAGCCATGAAGGTTTTTCTTGACTTATTGTGAACATTAACAACATCTTTTATGAGGTTCTTGCTCTGGAGCGATTTGAGAGCCTTGGTAACAATAATATTCTGAATGCCTGCTTCTCTTTTCATGTCAGCTATCCAAATCCCCATGTTCTTTCTGCTTTTGATCAGTTCGTAGAGAATCCGCTCGCTTTCAGGTAGAGCAGGAGGTTGAGTTTGTGAGTCAGGTTGTCGCCTCTTTTGCGGTGTCATCGGAGGGCGACTCATTGTGACTGTCACAAGTTTAAAAAACAGAACAAAACACAATAAGCAGAAGAAATAATTGCTGTCAAGGACTAAAAACGGCAAGGTGAGACGGGCGGGGGGGGGGCGGCTCTACTGGAGAGAGGCAGAGAGCAGGGGCAGAGGAAGCTAGCGGCGGGCTGATAACAGCAGAGTCCTGGGGGGAGGAAGGGAGGGAGGAGGGACGGACGGCTGCTGGAAGCGAGAAAGAGAGAAAGCGACAACGAGAGGGAAGGAATAGGAAGGGGCACCGCCGGGAGGGGAAGGGAGAGGAAGAAGTACCGCTCACGAGAGAAGAGACACCGCCGTAGTGGGGAGGGTTTGGGGTTTGTTTTTTGTTAAGGGTTGGGGGAGCGTTGGGGGTTTGTTTTGTGGTAAGGGTTGGGGTTTAGTTAGTTCAGGCCCGAACCCGGTCCAGTCTGACCGATTGAACCGTCCACGGTTGGGCTCAGGCGCGCGCCTGGACCGCGACCAATTGAATACGCTGGTCCGAAGGACGTGTGATTTAGAGGAAGAGGAAAGGAGGAGGTCATATATGCATTTTATAAAATGGTGGGATTGCGGGATTAGGCAAATTTAATGTTTGTTGTGATGGCCATATAATATGTTGGACACAACAATAGTGAATACCAAAAATTTTGGTCCCTCTAATCATTGACAATAATTGAAAAATGGTTTGTATGTGAGTTTAGGtatacataaacacatatcaacctATAAGTACaagtaaataattattattaattatgcaatattaaatataaaaagataaatatttattaGAAATTATTAGAAACGAATGAATTACTTTCGAGTTGATTTGCAATATCCCTTACGATGGAGATAAATGACAAAAAATTTGCCAAATAGTTGGGAGATTGCATCTAGCAATTAGTTGTTTACCTGTGTGCATTTCATGCTTTTGATTCTTTTTCTTAATGCTGTCTAATTCATACACAATGATCGTTTCTTGCACTATAAAATCTTCATAGATAAATGGAGACAACTTTTTGCTTTTTCGAATTTGATACAAATAAAAAGCTCTTGAGGTTAGCACTTGGAGCCACATCTTCTCCTCTCCCAAACAACATATTTAATCTTGCATTTCAT encodes:
- the LOC135583218 gene encoding uncharacterized protein LOC135583218; translated protein: MSRPPMTPQKRRQPDSQTQPPALPESERILYELIKSRKNMGIWIADMKREAGIQNIIVTKALKSLQSKNLIKDVVNVHNKSRKTFMAVEFEPSKEVSGGSWYSDGSLDTEFINILRMMCLKHIEDLRIATIEDIHKCIAASRIMKVECTMQQVLEIVRALALDKEIEELKSTGVAEFSMVQSGKICYRRSRGRQGPSVGHLSSIPCGMCPRISECTPEGVISPNTCVYYKQWLKLEF